A single region of the Herpetosiphon gulosus genome encodes:
- a CDS encoding glycosyl hydrolase codes for MNTQHLPNRSRRLPWLAGTLLTFLTTSLFFSPTQPVANADQAGLGSYTTTLPAGAKVPDDFNGNPVSPKRTANVTGAMPTNDWWSSLGWQRFPGNPYSENMTALPLIVKAKATGLGVTFPTIPAISTGSPNYIGEFHYNASEDLNLGLVGLNSPDAKVDGYSDWTVTAYWNGGGTLRATFGHGMPFVYLTKSGGDALISAAAPPSVWTGAGTNALGITVNGHHYGIFAPTGATWGQSGNNFQSNLAGKDYYSVAVLPDNSVATFNFFKARAYAFVTNTTASWSYDQASATLNTTFSATTVAKEGSNTNTVLGLYRHHAINSSTALTNYSYTTARGQIRLRDGNSFTTAMRFNGVLPTLPDAGDYNRTTLNNHLNDVAFEASHFGGADTYYTGKALLRLANLIPIAEQLGNTNARNTLITAVRNRLQEWFTASANDTNGQFYYNSNWGTVIGYPASFGSDTELNDHHFHYGYYIYAAAILAQYDPNWALDSNWGSMVKLLINDAANISTATDPRFPRLRTFDIYEGHSWASGHAGFGAGNNHESSSEAMMFNSAVLLWGANTGNTQLRDLGIFMYTHETHAIEQYWFNVDNAVFPAGFTANNNHPAVGMVWGDGGSYATWFSANPEMIHGINFLPFHGGSLYLGRNPAYVNKNYSQMRSNIGGAERYWLDVIWQFQAFGDAATAATKFDTVAYTPEEGETKAHTYHWIRNLKQLGSIDTSITANTPTYAVFNKNGVRTYVAWNPTGSPLTVTFSNGVVLNSIPARSMARSTGTTPPPTATPVNPTATPINPTATPVNPTATPVNPTATPVPPTATPVAGCSAVSLDANSYYQVTARHSGKALDVDGVSSADGANVHQWGYVGGLNQQWRFESVGSNYFKVTARHSGKALDVAGGTTATGNGVNIHQWPYGNTTNQQWCLRDVGSGYYAIIARHSGKALDVADASTADGGNVHQWDYVGATNQQWLLTKIDAGGNTLHVIDGAAQNVAGTLSLSAGAGANTDTIPSAGGANRDGTPTNALVYTISGLTRTYNSQATQFKLFVDSNTAVGNGVQARISYDWTGDGSYDRTETYNYFPTDPVAGFEQYSQTAGLKSSSGAWANLSNGRVRIEIWNAIGNGSASVRTSATSAQGQQSTITLPFN; via the coding sequence ATGAATACACAACATTTACCTAATCGCTCAAGACGATTACCATGGCTTGCAGGAACCCTCCTAACATTTTTAACCACAAGTTTGTTCTTTTCTCCAACCCAACCTGTTGCCAACGCTGATCAAGCTGGGCTGGGCAGTTATACTACCACCTTGCCAGCAGGCGCAAAAGTTCCCGATGATTTTAATGGGAATCCTGTTTCTCCCAAACGTACTGCCAATGTCACTGGCGCAATGCCCACCAACGATTGGTGGAGTTCGCTCGGCTGGCAGCGCTTCCCTGGTAATCCTTATTCGGAAAATATGACGGCCTTGCCGTTGATTGTCAAAGCCAAAGCGACTGGCTTGGGCGTGACCTTCCCGACAATTCCCGCAATTTCAACTGGCTCACCCAACTATATCGGCGAGTTTCACTACAATGCTTCCGAAGACCTCAACCTTGGTTTGGTGGGCTTGAATTCGCCTGATGCCAAAGTTGACGGCTACTCGGATTGGACGGTCACGGCCTATTGGAATGGTGGCGGCACGCTCCGCGCAACCTTTGGCCATGGCATGCCCTTCGTCTATTTGACCAAGAGTGGCGGCGATGCCTTGATTAGCGCGGCTGCTCCGCCAAGCGTTTGGACTGGTGCTGGCACGAATGCGCTTGGTATCACGGTTAACGGCCATCATTATGGTATTTTTGCCCCAACTGGCGCGACCTGGGGCCAATCGGGGAACAATTTTCAATCAAATTTGGCTGGCAAAGATTATTATTCGGTAGCAGTGCTGCCTGATAATAGCGTGGCAACCTTTAATTTCTTCAAAGCCCGCGCCTATGCCTTTGTCACCAACACCACCGCGAGCTGGAGCTACGACCAAGCTTCGGCAACCTTGAACACAACCTTCAGCGCAACCACGGTTGCCAAAGAAGGCAGCAATACCAACACCGTTTTGGGCTTGTATCGCCACCACGCGATCAACTCATCGACGGCGTTGACCAACTACAGCTATACCACCGCCCGTGGTCAAATTCGCCTGCGCGATGGTAATTCATTTACCACGGCCATGCGCTTCAACGGCGTGCTGCCAACCTTGCCAGATGCTGGCGATTATAACCGCACCACGCTCAACAATCACTTGAATGATGTTGCCTTCGAAGCCAGCCACTTTGGCGGTGCTGATACCTACTACACTGGTAAGGCGCTCTTACGTTTGGCCAACTTGATTCCGATTGCTGAACAATTGGGCAACACCAACGCCCGTAATACGTTGATTACCGCTGTGCGCAACCGTTTGCAAGAATGGTTCACCGCCAGCGCCAACGATACCAATGGCCAGTTCTACTACAATAGCAATTGGGGAACCGTGATCGGCTATCCAGCCTCGTTTGGCTCAGATACTGAATTGAACGACCACCACTTCCACTATGGCTATTACATCTACGCAGCGGCAATCTTGGCCCAATATGATCCAAACTGGGCGCTCGATAGCAACTGGGGTTCGATGGTCAAGCTGTTGATCAACGATGCTGCTAACATCAGCACCGCAACCGATCCCCGCTTCCCGCGCTTGCGCACCTTCGACATCTACGAAGGCCACTCATGGGCTTCGGGCCACGCTGGCTTCGGCGCTGGCAACAACCACGAATCATCATCAGAAGCAATGATGTTCAACAGCGCCGTGCTGTTGTGGGGCGCAAACACTGGTAATACCCAATTGCGCGACCTTGGGATCTTCATGTATACCCATGAAACCCACGCCATCGAACAATATTGGTTCAATGTTGATAACGCTGTGTTCCCTGCTGGCTTCACCGCCAACAACAATCACCCCGCTGTTGGGATGGTTTGGGGCGATGGTGGCAGCTACGCAACTTGGTTCAGCGCCAACCCCGAAATGATCCACGGGATCAACTTCTTGCCCTTCCATGGTGGTTCGCTGTACTTGGGCCGTAATCCAGCCTATGTCAACAAAAACTATAGCCAAATGCGCAGCAACATCGGCGGCGCAGAACGTTATTGGTTAGATGTTATTTGGCAATTCCAAGCTTTTGGTGATGCGGCAACTGCTGCAACCAAGTTTGATACGGTCGCCTACACCCCAGAAGAAGGCGAAACCAAGGCTCATACCTATCACTGGATTCGCAACTTGAAGCAGTTGGGTTCGATCGATACCTCGATCACCGCCAACACGCCAACCTATGCGGTTTTCAACAAAAATGGTGTGCGTACCTACGTTGCTTGGAATCCAACTGGTAGCCCATTGACCGTAACCTTCTCGAATGGCGTGGTGTTGAATAGTATTCCTGCACGCAGCATGGCTCGCAGCACGGGCACAACCCCACCACCAACCGCGACTCCAGTCAATCCAACCGCTACGCCAATCAATCCGACGGCGACCCCTGTCAATCCGACGGCAACGCCCGTCAATCCGACGGCAACCCCAGTACCACCAACCGCCACGCCAGTTGCAGGCTGTTCAGCAGTCAGCTTGGATGCTAACAGCTACTACCAAGTAACGGCTCGTCACAGTGGCAAAGCCTTGGATGTTGATGGTGTTTCAAGCGCTGATGGTGCGAATGTGCATCAATGGGGCTATGTTGGCGGCTTGAACCAACAATGGCGCTTCGAAAGCGTTGGTAGCAACTACTTCAAAGTAACCGCGCGTCATAGTGGCAAAGCCTTGGATGTTGCTGGCGGCACGACCGCAACTGGCAACGGGGTCAACATCCATCAATGGCCATATGGCAATACCACTAATCAACAATGGTGTTTGCGCGATGTTGGTAGTGGCTACTATGCAATTATTGCCCGCCACAGTGGCAAGGCGCTTGATGTTGCTGATGCCTCAACCGCCGATGGTGGCAACGTCCATCAATGGGACTATGTCGGTGCAACCAACCAACAATGGCTGCTGACCAAGATTGATGCTGGTGGTAACACCTTGCACGTCATCGATGGCGCTGCCCAAAATGTGGCTGGTACCTTGAGCTTGAGCGCAGGCGCAGGCGCTAACACCGACACGATTCCATCGGCTGGTGGCGCTAATCGTGATGGTACACCAACCAATGCTTTGGTTTATACCATCTCTGGCTTGACCCGCACCTACAACAGCCAAGCTACCCAATTCAAGCTGTTCGTCGATTCAAACACCGCCGTGGGCAACGGGGTTCAAGCCCGCATTTCCTACGACTGGACTGGCGACGGCAGCTATGATCGCACCGAAACCTACAACTACTTCCCAACCGATCCGGTGGCAGGTTTCGAACAATATAGCCAAACCGCTGGCCTCAAGAGCAGCAGCGGTGCTTGGGCCAACTTGAGCAATGGTCGGGTACGGATTGAAATTTGGAACGCGATTGGCAATGGTTCAGCGAGCGTTCGCACCAGCGCCACCAGCGCCCAAGGCCAACAATCCACGATCACCTTGCCATTCAACTAA